In the Natrinema sp. CBA1119 genome, CGGAGACGGTCGAGAAACAGGTGCGGGTGCGCGTGACCGAATTCGACCAGACGACCGCCACGGGTCGCGGCGAACTCCTCGAAATCGTCGGTGAGAGTTCCTACAGCGGTTGATTTTCCTGTCCCTCGCCGTCACGGCTCGAGCGTGACCGCTTCGTCGGCCGCGTTCCGAAGCGCGTCGGAGCGGCCGTGCGTCCCGGGCGCGATCGCGATCGTCTCCACGCCGACGGTACCCGCGTACTCGAGGACGGGTTTGAAGTCGGTATCTCTCGAGGCGATGGCGAATCGATCGATGGTGCCGTCGCCGGCGAGCGCGGTCGCGTCGACGGCGAGCTTGACGTCGACGTCGCCGCTGGTGACGATCACTTCGAAGCCGCGGGCTTCAGCGGCCTGAATGAGGCCGGGGGTCGCGTGCTCGTCGAGATAGAGTCGGATGACGCCGACGCGGCCGAGTTCGCGGGCCGCGTCGCGCAGATCGTCGAGATCGACATCGAACTCGTCGCGGAAGACGTTCGGCCCGTCGACGAACAGACCGACTGCCGGCTCGGCGGTGGTCCGTGAGTCCCCGAGTCGGGCGAGACGAGCGCGAACGCGGTCAAACATAACCCGTGCTTTCCGCGGCCGCGAGATAGATGTGACGAAACGCCGCGTGGGCCTGTCTGGTGAGTCCGTGGATGAACCAGCATCCTCAGGCTACTCTGAACGGAAACGAACGTCGCGCTATCGGGGCAACGGGAATTTCCACGCCCTCCCGGCCGAATTCTCTACACGGGTGCTTGCACCCGTCTGCTCATGAGCCGACTGCCCGTCTCCTCACGGGTCAGTTCGTTCACCGCGGCCCAGCGTGCGCTATTGCACGCAGTGTGACCAGTCCGAAGCGATCTGTTACTCGCCTCGATCGAGCAGTCGGCTACTGGCTGTAAAACGGGTGAAAGCCGCTTCCTATCGTTCGATTACTCGAAAACGAAGTAGTCCCGTTCCTCGCCCTGAACCGAGATCCACTTCGGCTCGGTGAGTTCCCGGACGATCCACTCGCCGTGGTACCGGCCGAGGCCCGATTGCTTGACCCCGCCGAAGGGGGCGTTGTGGTCCTCGTTGATCGGCTGATCGTTAATGTGGACCATCCCCGCCTCGATTCGATCGGCGAGGTCGCGGGCGCGATCCACGTCCTCGCAGAAGACCGAGGCCGAGAGGCCGTACTCGGTGTCATTGGCCAGTTCGATTGTCTCCTCGTCGTCCGAGAACGGAATCACGGGCGCGACGGGACCGAAGTGCTCGTTGCACGCCGTCGGCATGTCGTTCGTACAGTCCGAGAGGACGGTCGGCTCGACGAACAGGCCGTCGGCCTCGCCGCCCGTCTCGAGGGTGGCACCCGCCTCGAGCGTCCCGTCGATGAACTCGACCAGCTCGTCGCGCTGGGTCTCGTTCTGGACCGGGCCGAACGTCACGTCCTCGCTCTCGGAGGGGTCGCCGATCACGAGCGACTCCGCGTGGTCGACGAGCAGGTCGACGTACTCGTCGTACAGCGATTCGTGGACGAGATGGCGGTTGATCGAGATGCAGACCTGGCCCTGATGGAAGAAGGAACCGAACGCGCCGGCGCGCGCGGCCCGCTCGAGGTCGGCCTCGTCGGTGACGACGAAGGGCGCGTTGCCGCCAAGCTCGAGGGCGGGCAGCGCGAGGCTCTCGCCGGCGTTTTCGGCGACGCCCTTGCCGACGGCCGTCGAGCCGGTAAAGGAGATGACGCGCGGCGTCGGGTGGCCGGTCATCCGATCGCCGATCGCCGAGCCGCGGCCGGTGACGACGTTGACGACGCCGTCGGGGACGCCGGCCGCCTCGCAGAGCTTCGCGATGAGCAGCCCGCCGGTGATCGGGGTGTCCGTCGCCGGCTTCAGAACGACGGTGTTCCCCAGCGCGATCGCGGGTGCGAGGGCCCGAAGCGAGAGGTGCAGCGGGAAGTTCCACGGCGAGATGATACCGACCACGCCGACCGGTTCGTGGACGATGTGATTGTCCTTGTCCTCGATCGACGAGGACGGCCGAACCTCCTCCGCCGGCGGCTCGAGCTCCAGCGCCATCTCCACGTCGCCGGTCGCGGTCGCGAACTCGCCCATCGCTCGGTAGCCCGGGGTGCCGGCCTCCGTCGCGAGCAGGCCGGCGATCTCCTCGAAGCGCGCGTTGAGTTCGTCCAGCAGGTTCTGAACGATCTCGTTGCGCTCCTCCCGAGGGGTCGCCGCCCAGTCGGACTGGGCGGCCTCGGCGGCCTCGTAGGCGGCGTCGACGTCGTCTTCGGTTCCCGCTGGTACCTCCGTAAACACTTCCTGTTTCGCCGGATTCTCCACGGGAATCGTCTCGCCGCCGGTGGCGTCACGCCACTCGCCGTCGATGTACAGTCGGTTCCAGTCGGCCCGTGGCTCGAGTTTCGGAGAACTCATACGGCGGCGTTTACGTTAGTTTTAGGCATATACCTTCGGCAACCGGAGACGATAGTCCGCGCCGTTGTAACGGCAAACGGTTACGGAAACGAGGTGGATATCGGTCTCGACGAGCGACGGTTCGCGTTCCCGGATCGGCCGTTTGATACCGAGAGATGACGCTGAAACGATTTTCGTGAAGGTCAGGCGGCCGACATGCGTCAACTGTGCAGTAACTGTCAGTGGCTACGATACCGGGATGGCCAGTGGGTCCGACCGACGAAAAGACATTACTACTCCGCGGCAGATATCTCGAGTATGCCGCTTCAGACGCCGCCGTTACGTGGGTTACACGACGAGCGCGGAGCGAAGTTCACGGAGTTTGGCGGCTGGGATATGCCGGTCGAGTTCGATTCGATTCGAACCGAGCACGCCGCCGTCCGGGAGGACGTGGGGGTCTTCGACGTCTCGCACATGGGCCAGATTCACGTTACCGGCCCGGACGCGACGGAGTTGATGCAACGACTGACGTCGAACGACGTCTCCCGGCTCGCGGTCGGCGACTCCCAGTACGCCGCGATCACCGACGAGGACGGGATCATCATCGACGACACCGTCGTCTATCGGCTCCCCGATGACGGCGGGCAGGCGACGTACCTGTTCGTCCCCAACGCCGGCACCGACGAGACGACCCACGAACGGTGGCTCAGCTACCGCAACGAGTGGGACCTCGAGGCGACCGTCGACAACCGGACCGACGAGTACGCCATGTTCGCCGTCCAGGGCCCGAACGCCGTCGATCTGGTCGAGGGCGTCGCCGAGGAGTCGGTGAGCGACCTCGAGCGGTTCGAAGCTCGGTACGCGACGATCGGGGGGGTCGACTGCTGGACTGCCCGGACGGGCTACACCGGCGAGGACGGGTTCGAGTTGCTCGTCCCCTGGGCGGCGGCCGAGGAGATCTGGACGGCGCTGGACTGCCAGCCCTGCGGGCTCGGCGCGCGCGATACGCTCCGTATCGAGGCCGGCTTTCTCCTCGCCGGCCAAGATTTCGACGCGGACACCGATCCGCGGACGCCGTACGAGGCCGGCATCGGCTTTACCGTCGCCCTCGAGACCGAGTTCGTCGGTCGGGACGCCTTGGCGGAGATCGAGGCGGCGGGCGTCGAGGAGCGACTCGTCGGCTTCCAGTTGATCGATCGCGGCGTCCCCCGACACGGCTACGACATCACGACGACGGAGAGTCGCGTCATCGGCACCGTCACCAGCGGGACGATGAGTCCGACCCTCGAGCGACCGATCGGCCTCGGCTACGTGCCGGTCGAGCACGCCGAACCGGGGACGACGCTGCAAGTGGTCGTCCGCGGGCAGTCCAAAAAAGCAAGAGTTGAAACCACACCCTTCATCGACACAGTACAATGAGCTTCGACGTTCCCGACGATAGACGGTACCTGGAATCGCACGAGTGGGCACTCGAGACCGACGGCGTCGTCCGCGTGGGCATCTCCGACTTCGCACAGGACGAGCTCGGCGACGTGGTCTTCGTCGAACTCCCAGACGAGGGCGACGAACTCGAGGGAGGCGACGAGTTCGGCGTCGTCGAATCGATCAAAGCCGTCTCGGACCTCTACGCGCCGGTCGGCGGCGAAGTCGTCGCGATCAACGACGAGCTGTTCGACGCCCCCGAACTCGTCAACAAGGACCCCTTCGGCGAGGGCTGGATGCTCGAGATCGAGGCCGACGACCTCGAGGAACTCGAGGCCCTCCTCTCCGCCGACGAATACGAGGACCAGATCGCCTGACTGCCGTTGCGATGACGGATCCGTTGTAGCGGCTATCAGATCTGTCGAGGACGCCAGACGATACCATCCCACCCGTCGACTGCGCAGCCGCTCACACGACGGCGTTCCCCGGGTTACTCGAGCGTCACGAGGTGCTCGAGCACGTCGTCGAGCGGTGCCGAGGTGACGGCTAGCGAGTAGCCGTCGATTCGCGCGAGCTCCCGCGCGTGGTCCCAGAGGTCCTCCTCCTCGAGTCCGTGGAGAATCACGGCGTTCGGCGTCGGGTTGATCATCCGGAGGGCGATGCCGACGCCCTCCCCGCGCGTGACGTTGGTGAACACGAGCACGCGACTCGTACTCTGTCCGTAGAGCCGAAAGAACTCCTCGCTCGAGAGGCGGGTGATCGCCTCGATGCTGTCGATGACCGTGTGACCGCTGACCTGATCGGTGCCGCTCGAGGCCACTTCGGTCGCCTCGAGGTCGTCGTACAGCCGCGTGAGGGGAAGCGACGTGGCGTACTCCCGGAGGTCGTAGACGATGTCGCTGTCGAAGCCCGCCGAGAGGACCCGACCGTACTGTCTGATGCGCTCGCCGCCGCGTTGCTCGTCGATCTCGAGCAGCCCCTCGACGAGACGGCCGACGACGCCGATGCCGGGACTCTCCCGGCGGCCGCTCTCGTAGTCGGAGATGACCGACGACGAGACATCGAGTTCGGCCGCGAGATCGGTCTGTGAGACGCTGAAGTCGGTGCGCCACTTCCGGAGCGTGGCCCCGGGATCCTCACTCAACGTGATCTCCCCGGCGATTTTCTCCGCAAGTTCCCGTTTGGGTCCGCGTCCGCTCATACGCGACGGTCGTGCGGTCGATCCAAGTAGCTACCGGAGACGGGTCGATCGTTCGACTGGCGGAGTCAGCGAGCGATGTCCGCATCGCCGATCGATCGGCTGGACCGGCGAGCGAGATCAGCAATCGGTCGACGGCGAGAGCGGCTCGAGCGCCCCAAAAGATCAAGCCCCCACGGTTCGAGTCGCCGGGATATGCCATCGACCGTCGTCCACGTCGCGTTCGCGGGGCTGCTCGGTGTCGCCTTGCTCGGCGACGAGTTCGACACGCGAGCGATCCTGTTCGTGATGGGCTGTAGCGCCCTCCTCGATCTCGATACGCTGATCGGCGTCGTCGTCCCCGGTACCCACCGCGCCGCGTTGCACAACGTCTGGATCGTACTCGTCCCCGCCGCCGCCCTGCTCTGGGACGGCGCGATCCGCGAGGAGTCGATCGTCCGGAAACGGTGGGGTGGGTCCGCGCCTCGCGTCGCGTGGACCACGCTCGCTGCGTTGCTGTTCGCACACGTCCTGTTCGACGCCTTCTTCAACGGCGTCAATCTCTTCTGGCCGGTCCACGATCGGTTCTACGATCTCTCGGGGTCGCTGCTCATCACCGACCAGCGCGGACTCGTCCAGACGTTCGTCGAACTCGATCCCGGAGGTGTCGCCGAGTCGACGGCGCGCGGGACGACCGAAGATACCCACTACAGGACGGGATTCGATCCCACCCGAGACGAACCGGCCACGGGGGTCGAGCGAATCTTTCCCATCGCGGCGACCGGCGAGCGGTTCGTCCTCACTGTCGCCGGACTGACAGCTGTTCTCGTTCGGATCGTCGAGGACCGCCGATCAGCGTGATCGCGGACTGCCTGTGACACGGATCGACAGTGACGCTCGAATCGGTCACTATCGTCTCATCATATCAGTCAGCCGCCAGCGAGCGAAGCTGTTCGAGGCGCATCTCGAGCGGCGGGTGTGTCGAACGAAGACCGGTACTGGTGGGTCCATCACCAACAGTCGGAAGAATAGTGATCGCTTTCGTCGATCGAGCGTGTTCGCGAAGATCCGCTGTCGGTTTGGCAGACGCTGCTTCGTCGAGTTTCTCGAGCGCAGTCGCGAGTGCAGCCGGATCGCCGGTTAGCTCCGCAGCGGCGCGGTCGGCGGCCAGTTCTCGACCTCGGGAGAAGACACCGACTCCAATCACTGCGATGAAACTGAGGATGTGGCCACAGACTTCGAAGACAGTTGACGTACTCCCTTCGTCCGGTGTAAGCGTCTCGGCAGCGATGAGGGGGACGAGTACCACCGTGAGTAGTCGAAGATCGTCGTTGGAAATATGGGCGAGTTCGTGTGCGAGGACCGCCGATAGCTCCGACTCCGATAGCGTCTCGATGAGTCCCTGCGAGACGACGATAACCGGCGTCGCGTCGTGACTGGTTCTGACAATCGGGTCGTCTGGTCGGGATGTCGTGTATGCAAGCGGCGTCGCCGTCGGGTCGATTCGTATCGGCGGTTTTGGGACATCTATCTGCCTCGCGAGACGACCAACTGTGTATTCGATGGTCGACGGTTCGTCTACCGCTGTCTTCGAGAGAGGTGTCGTTCGGTGGAGTAAATCGGCGCGTCCGGTTCGAACGGCGCTTGCAATCGCTCGAGTGAACCAGACGACCGCACAGAGACCGCAAAGCGACCAGACGACTGACCATACCACACTGGGAAGGGAAATATGAGTGAAACCCAGCAAATCGGCCGCATACGCGGAAAACACCATTCCACTGGTGATCGCGATCACCAGTACGACGGTAAGACTACCGGCGAGCACTGCGACACTGGTAACCGTCGCAAGCGTCGCACGGGTTATGAGTCCGACCGGTGTCGTCAGTCGCATTTTAGATGTCGACCTCCGTTCTCTACCAAGTATTTTCTACCGATTCTATCGAGTCTATACTTTCAGCTGCTCGCCGTGACGAATGGAGTGTTTCCGTAGTCGGAGGTATGATGGATCCAGTTCAGCGTCTCGGAGAGGGATGGACGGAGATGGAGATCGCACCGCAAACCGTCCGTAAAAGAACCTCGCCGTCCGCCACTCCATCACGTCTCCTCGGTCGACGGCGGCTCGGTCGTCTCGACGTGCTCCCGAAGCCACCCGATCGCCGCCTCGACCGTCTCGAGGTCGGTACTCGAGACGCGGATCCGGCCGGGTCGGTTCTCGCTGCGCGGATAGCTCCCGACCGCGACGTCGAACCGCTCGGTGACGCCCTCGAGGGCCTCGTGGAGCGATCCCTCGGGTGCCGGTGTGTAGATCGTGCGGGCCACTGCATCGCCCTGGAACTCGTCGGCGACGGCCTCGAACATCGCCTTCATCTCGTCGGGGATGCCGGCCAGGACGTAGACGTTCTCGACGATGCAGCCGGGAGCCCACCCCTCGTCGACGACGATCGGCGTCGCGCCCTCGGGAATCGAGGCCGCCGCGTCGATGTCGAGCTGGAGATCGTACTCCTCGACCATCTCCGGATTCTCGTCCCGAAACGCGGCTGCCTTCTCGACCAGCCGCTCCTTGATCTCGCCGTGGACGACGAACTCCCGCTCTAAGCCGTCGGCGACGGCTTCGACGGTCACGTCGTCTGGAGTCCCGCCGATGCCGCCGGTGACGATCACGGCGTCGAACGCGTCGCTCCACCGGGCGACGTAGTCGGCTATCAGCTCGCGGTCGTCGGGGATCGTCAGGATCCGCTCGACGTTGCTGCCGCGCTCGGTGATCCGCTCGGCCAGCCACGACGCGTTGGTGTTGGTCGTCGATCCCGCGAGTATCTCGTCGCCGACGGTGACGATCGCCACGTTCATGGGCCGGCTTCGAGTTCCGGGTAGTTATCGGCTCCGGGACCCGACCGGCGAGCGGATCCGACTGCTGGTCGGCGTCGGGACAGTCGACCGATCGCCGAAAACCGCTCGAGCATGCTGTGGATCGCACGCTCTCGCGATCGCCAGCGCCACGGTTTTGTAACCCGTGTGCCAACTGACTGTATGGTCGTCTTCACCGGCGGCGGGACTGCCGTCTCGTCTTCGCCGCCGAGCGATGGTTGTTGTCCCGTCGGATCGACGGTGGAAATCCATCGAATCGGTACTCGAGCACAGAGCGGACCCGACAGGACGATGACGGGACGGCATCGCTCACAGCCGCCGGGGTGGAACTGATGGTAGAAGTGGATCTCGCGTTCTCGTTCGGGCGGCTCCTCTTCGCTCTCTTCCTGGTCTTCCTGAACGGCTTTTTCGTCGCCGCTGAGTTCGCGTACGTCCGGATTCGGCCGACGCAGATTCAGACCCTCGTCGACGAGGGCCGGTCGTCGGCGAAGCTCGTCCAGGAGGCCGAGGAGAACCTGGACGATTACCTCGCGACCACCCAGTTAGGGATCACGATCGCCTCGCTGGGACTGGGATGGGTCGGCGAACCCGCCATCGCCTCGCTCCTCGAGCCCGTACTGGGGCCGGTGCTTCCCGCCGGCACGCTCCATCTGGTTTCCATCGCGATCGGATTCAGCATCATCACGTTCCTGCACGTCGTCTTCGGTGAGCTGGCCCCGAAGACGCTCGCCATCGCTGACGCCGAGCGGATCGCATTGCTCGTCGCCGCACCGATGAAGTTCTTCTACTACATCTTCATCCCGGGAATCATCGTGTTCAACGGGACGGCGAACTTCTTCACGCGACTCATCGGCGTCGCGCCGGCCTCCGAGCGCGACGAGAGCCACACGCCGAAAGAGATCATGCGCATCGTCTCGCAGTCGGGAGACCAGGGAGCCGTCGACGCGGACGAGGTCGAGATGATCGAGGCCGTCTTCGATCTGGGCGATACGATCGCGCGCGAAGTGATGGTCCCCCGACCGGACGTCGTCACCGTTCGCGCCGGGATGCCCCTCTCGGAGCTCCGAGGCGTCGCCGCGAGCGGGAACTACACCCGGTTCCCCGTCGTCGACGAGACGGCCGATGAACCGGTCATCGGCTTCGTCCACGCGAAAGACGTGCTCAAAGCGATCGAGGCCGCGGACGGCGGTGGGCAGTCGGACGAGGAACCGGCCGACGAGCCGACCGCTCGCGACCTCGCTCGAGACGTCATCATCGTCCCCGAAACGCGCCGGATCGACGAGGTGCTCGCGGATTTCCGCCGACAAAACGTCCAGTTGGCGGTCGTCATCGACGAGTGGGGCGCCTTCGAGGGAATCCTGACGATCGAAGACGTCATCGAGGAGGTTGTCGGCGAGATTCAAGACGAGTTCGACGTGGCGTCGATGGAGCCCTCGATCGAGGAACTCGCCGACGGCCGCTACGAGATGGACGGCGGCGTCCCGCTGGACGTGGTGAACGAGACCCTCGGAACGGCGTTCGAAAGCGACGCGTTCGACACCATCGGCGGACTGGTGTTAAGCCGTCTCGGTCGCCCGCCCGAGGTCGACGACGCGATACAGGCTGACGGCTACGAGGTAACGGTCGAAGCCGTCGAAGGAACTCGCGTCTCGAGCGTAACCGTCAGTGAGGCCGTTCCGGAGGCCGAGGAGTCTTCAGGCTGAGCACTCGACGGCGATTTTCGCCTTGAACGGGTTACATGTCAATCCGACCCGTTACGTCCGGGCCGATGACTGTAATCGGACATAACATTTCTCCTACATTTTATGGTGCGGGGCGGACTGGTCCAGATATGGACCGTCGAACACTCATCGCCTCCGCGGGACTCGGAGTTGGACTGACGGGCTGTCTCGACCTAAACGGCAACGAAACGGACGGCGGGAACGGAACGAACGACGGCTCCGACCGGCTGGATTCCGGGACCGGCTCGGAGACGAACGGGACCGAGGGAAGAACCGACGGTTCGGCAGCTGACAGCGACGCGGAGACCGATAGTTCCGACGGCGAGACGGACACGGGAGACGAGAGTTCGGACGACGACACCGAGAACGAGAGTGACGACTCGAACGGCGAGACGGAACGAAACGTGACGTTCGACTCCTGTTCTCGAGCGACGGTTTCCGGCACGTTCGAGGCCGGCGACGTCGCCTTCGCGAGCACGGGATTCTACGCCGACGATGGCCTGTACGGCGACACCATCCTCGAGGACGGCATCACCTTCGGCGAGGACGTCGACGCCCCGTTCTCGGGAACGGTCGTTTTCGAGATTGCGGACGGATCGAACGTGCACGCCGGGGCCGACGAGATTACCGTCGAGGTGCCGGACTACGGCAGTACCGGCACCGTCCTCTCGTCGCTGACGACACGGAAAGCGGACTACCAGCGGGTGTCCGCGACCCACGAGAATCCGCGCGCCAGCGAGTGTCTCAGCG is a window encoding:
- a CDS encoding helix-turn-helix domain-containing protein: MSGRGPKRELAEKIAGEITLSEDPGATLRKWRTDFSVSQTDLAAELDVSSSVISDYESGRRESPGIGVVGRLVEGLLEIDEQRGGERIRQYGRVLSAGFDSDIVYDLREYATSLPLTRLYDDLEATEVASSGTDQVSGHTVIDSIEAITRLSSEEFFRLYGQSTSRVLVFTNVTRGEGVGIALRMINPTPNAVILHGLEEEDLWDHARELARIDGYSLAVTSAPLDDVLEHLVTLE
- a CDS encoding M48 family metallopeptidase, with amino-acid sequence MRLTTPVGLITRATLATVTSVAVLAGSLTVVLVIAITSGMVFSAYAADLLGFTHISLPSVVWSVVWSLCGLCAVVWFTRAIASAVRTGRADLLHRTTPLSKTAVDEPSTIEYTVGRLARQIDVPKPPIRIDPTATPLAYTTSRPDDPIVRTSHDATPVIVVSQGLIETLSESELSAVLAHELAHISNDDLRLLTVVLVPLIAAETLTPDEGSTSTVFEVCGHILSFIAVIGVGVFSRGRELAADRAAAELTGDPAALATALEKLDEAASAKPTADLREHARSTKAITILPTVGDGPTSTGLRSTHPPLEMRLEQLRSLAAD
- the gcvT gene encoding glycine cleavage system aminomethyltransferase GcvT, with protein sequence MPLQTPPLRGLHDERGAKFTEFGGWDMPVEFDSIRTEHAAVREDVGVFDVSHMGQIHVTGPDATELMQRLTSNDVSRLAVGDSQYAAITDEDGIIIDDTVVYRLPDDGGQATYLFVPNAGTDETTHERWLSYRNEWDLEATVDNRTDEYAMFAVQGPNAVDLVEGVAEESVSDLERFEARYATIGGVDCWTARTGYTGEDGFELLVPWAAAEEIWTALDCQPCGLGARDTLRIEAGFLLAGQDFDADTDPRTPYEAGIGFTVALETEFVGRDALAEIEAAGVEERLVGFQLIDRGVPRHGYDITTTESRVIGTVTSGTMSPTLERPIGLGYVPVEHAEPGTTLQVVVRGQSKKARVETTPFIDTVQ
- a CDS encoding hemolysin family protein, whose product is MVEVDLAFSFGRLLFALFLVFLNGFFVAAEFAYVRIRPTQIQTLVDEGRSSAKLVQEAEENLDDYLATTQLGITIASLGLGWVGEPAIASLLEPVLGPVLPAGTLHLVSIAIGFSIITFLHVVFGELAPKTLAIADAERIALLVAAPMKFFYYIFIPGIIVFNGTANFFTRLIGVAPASERDESHTPKEIMRIVSQSGDQGAVDADEVEMIEAVFDLGDTIAREVMVPRPDVVTVRAGMPLSELRGVAASGNYTRFPVVDETADEPVIGFVHAKDVLKAIEAADGGGQSDEEPADEPTARDLARDVIIVPETRRIDEVLADFRRQNVQLAVVIDEWGAFEGILTIEDVIEEVVGEIQDEFDVASMEPSIEELADGRYEMDGGVPLDVVNETLGTAFESDAFDTIGGLVLSRLGRPPEVDDAIQADGYEVTVEAVEGTRVSSVTVSEAVPEAEESSG
- a CDS encoding NYN domain-containing protein → MFDRVRARLARLGDSRTTAEPAVGLFVDGPNVFRDEFDVDLDDLRDAARELGRVGVIRLYLDEHATPGLIQAAEARGFEVIVTSGDVDVKLAVDATALAGDGTIDRFAIASRDTDFKPVLEYAGTVGVETIAIAPGTHGRSDALRNAADEAVTLEP
- a CDS encoding molybdopterin-binding protein — translated: MNVAIVTVGDEILAGSTTNTNASWLAERITERGSNVERILTIPDDRELIADYVARWSDAFDAVIVTGGIGGTPDDVTVEAVADGLEREFVVHGEIKERLVEKAAAFRDENPEMVEEYDLQLDIDAAASIPEGATPIVVDEGWAPGCIVENVYVLAGIPDEMKAMFEAVADEFQGDAVARTIYTPAPEGSLHEALEGVTERFDVAVGSYPRSENRPGRIRVSSTDLETVEAAIGWLREHVETTEPPSTEET
- a CDS encoding aldehyde dehydrogenase family protein translates to MSSPKLEPRADWNRLYIDGEWRDATGGETIPVENPAKQEVFTEVPAGTEDDVDAAYEAAEAAQSDWAATPREERNEIVQNLLDELNARFEEIAGLLATEAGTPGYRAMGEFATATGDVEMALELEPPAEEVRPSSSIEDKDNHIVHEPVGVVGIISPWNFPLHLSLRALAPAIALGNTVVLKPATDTPITGGLLIAKLCEAAGVPDGVVNVVTGRGSAIGDRMTGHPTPRVISFTGSTAVGKGVAENAGESLALPALELGGNAPFVVTDEADLERAARAGAFGSFFHQGQVCISINRHLVHESLYDEYVDLLVDHAESLVIGDPSESEDVTFGPVQNETQRDELVEFIDGTLEAGATLETGGEADGLFVEPTVLSDCTNDMPTACNEHFGPVAPVIPFSDDEETIELANDTEYGLSASVFCEDVDRARDLADRIEAGMVHINDQPINEDHNAPFGGVKQSGLGRYHGEWIVRELTEPKWISVQGEERDYFVFE
- the gcvH gene encoding glycine cleavage system protein GcvH, with the protein product MSFDVPDDRRYLESHEWALETDGVVRVGISDFAQDELGDVVFVELPDEGDELEGGDEFGVVESIKAVSDLYAPVGGEVVAINDELFDAPELVNKDPFGEGWMLEIEADDLEELEALLSADEYEDQIA
- a CDS encoding metal-dependent hydrolase, with amino-acid sequence MPSTVVHVAFAGLLGVALLGDEFDTRAILFVMGCSALLDLDTLIGVVVPGTHRAALHNVWIVLVPAAALLWDGAIREESIVRKRWGGSAPRVAWTTLAALLFAHVLFDAFFNGVNLFWPVHDRFYDLSGSLLITDQRGLVQTFVELDPGGVAESTARGTTEDTHYRTGFDPTRDEPATGVERIFPIAATGERFVLTVAGLTAVLVRIVEDRRSA